The Acidobacteriota bacterium genome segment CTTGGAGGTTAACAACCGGTGAAACCTAAAAACGAGCCCTCCCTGGGGGAACTCCTCCGCGCCCTCCGTGAAGAACGGGGGATGAGTCTCTTCGAGCTGGAAAAGGCGTCCGGTGTCGGCAGAGGCTATATCTGGGAACTCGAAAAGGAAGCCAAGGACAATCCGTCCATCGATATTCTCCAGAAAATCGCCCGCGGGCTGGACGTCCCCGTCTCCAGGCTCATCGGCGAACCCAGGGCCGAATCCGGCGCCTCGGCGCAGGAGCCCCCGGGATTCAAAGCGTTCCTGGAGAAAGAGGCGAGCGCCGGAACGCCCGTGCCCCCGGAAGACATCGAATGGCTGAAACCCATCGTGTACCGGGGACGCCGGCCTCGAACCGCCGATGACTGGTCCCTTCTGTACGAGCTCGTCAAACGGCTCGTCTATGCGGAGAAAAAGCCGAAATGACGGCGATCGGCACCATCGACTTTCCGGCCCAAAACCCGGCCGCGGCCGGGGAGGCCGTGGTCCGGAACGCCCGGGCCCTCATCGAAAAGACCCGCGCCGCGCATCCCGACTGGATCCCGCCTCCCTTCGACCCCGGTCTTTATGCGGCGGTGCTGGGCATCCCGGTTCACTACGAATCCACGCCTCAGGACTGGGACGCCGTCTTCGTTCCCCTTCCGGGCCGGCGGCGCATCATCATCAACGCCCGCGTCCGATCGACGGGGCGGCGGCGGTTCAGCCTGGCGCATGAGATCGCCCACAGTTGGTTCGACGATCCGTCGGGAGCGCGCTATTTCCTGAGAACGCTCGACCGCAAAGCCTATGAGAGCGATCCGGCTTCCGCGGCGCTCGAAAAGTGCTGCGACGCCGGGGCCGCCGAACTCCTCATGCCGCAACCCTGGTTCGGTGAGGAACTGATGCAGTGCGGGCTCGGTGCGGCGGCGGTCCCCGAGATCGCCGGGAGGTTTGCCGTCAGCCTGGAAGCCGCGGCCCTCCGGATCGTCGAAACCCGGGAGGCGGAGACGGCCATCGGGTTTTTCGAGTTCGTGCCGCCCGCGCCTCGAAGCGGGGGGCACGGCCGGGGAGACATGAGGCCGGAGAGCGGATGTTACCGCGTCCGGCGGCTTTTCAAATCAGGCGGATTCCCGTTCCTTTTTCCGGCCCGGAAATCCGTTCCTGCATCGTCCGCGATATACCGATCCTCCCTGGGACAAAAGGAAATCTTCGGCACGGAAGACTTCGAACTCGGGCCGATCCGGGCGCGCCTGTGCGTCTCGGCCTTTCCGATTTACGGCAAAAGGCGGACGGATTGCCCACCGCCTGTGTGCGCCGTCTTTGAAGAAGAAACCCATTCGGGAGGACGGTGATGGAGCCTGAAGACGTCGTTTCGGCTTTTCTGGAGCAAAGGGAACGCTTCGAGGAAGACGAGCCCCGGCGAAAGGAAGAACGCCTGGGCAAGTTCATCCTGTCGGGCAGCCAAGCCCGGGATTTTCTTTTCCATAAACCCGATTATCCTAAAACCGAAGACAAGCAGATGTTTCGGAAAACTGCGATTGGAGAGGACCGCGTCGACATCCAAACCTGGCTGGAAAGAACACCCGCCTATAAAGTCAGATATACGCTGACGAGAGTCGACGGTGAATGGAAGATCAGCGAGCTGTATTTCCCGTGTTCTCGGTGTGACGGGAAGGGAAAAACTCGGCTGAAAGCGTGTTCCCGCTGCAAGGGCACGGGTTGGGAATCGCTGACCAACCTTATGGATGAATGACCGATTTCTCCAAAAACCTCGCCCGGCTCTGCCGCCGCGCTCTGGCGGGCATTCCGCCGGATAAACGCCTGCCGAATTATCGCGACCTTCTCGATCATCGACTGAAACTTGAGCTGCAGCGCATCCGTCAATGGGGGCTGGCTCCGTTTCTTTTGTTCGTCAGCGATATCCACCGATTCCGGAGCGAACGCCGCATTCCGTTTTCGGGAGGGTTGGGAGCGGAGTCGTCCAGCCTGGCCGCCTATCTTCTCGGCCTGGCGCCATTGGAGCCGGTTCGCCACGGCTTCATTTTCGAACGCCTGCTTTACGAAAAGACCCAGAGCCTTCTCAACTTTCATATCGCCCTGAAGGCCGAGGATTGGGTCGCGCTCAGGGATTTTATGCGCAGCCGCTTACCCAGCATACCGGCGCCGCAGATGGTTAAAGCCATGAGGGCTGCCATGGAGCTCAACGCCGATGAGGATGCAAGACAATGGTGGGCCGTCGATTATCAGGGCCAGGTTCTTCTGGATTCCCTGGAGCGACGAACCGGAATTTCCCCGAAGGGGATGGCGCAGCCCGGACCGATCAAATCGCTGCTTCCGGTGTTTCAGAAGGGCACCCGAAGGGGAATCCCGCACTTTGAAGGCCCGCACATGGCCAAGTTGATCCGGGCGGCGAAAATAAAAACGGCGGATGATCTGATTTGCCTTTTTGCCATAAGCTTCAGACAGCCTCCTTTCGGGAAGATGACGGATGCCTTTTTCCAAAGGCGGCGGCCGCTCAACGGGCTTTTCAAGACGATCCCTCCTCTGCGGGACATCCTGGCCGACTCCCGCGGCCTCCTTCTTTTTCAGGAACAGACGATGCGGATCGCCCGGGAAATCGCCTCATTAACCCCGATGGAGGCGAACCGCCTCCGCCGCGATTTGGGAATGCGGCGGGACACGGACTTATGGAAAAAACGGTTTATCAGGAAAGGGCGAAACCAAGGTTTTCCGCAACCGGCCCTGGAGGCTCTTTTCGATGTTCTGGACGGATCGGCCGGACATCTCTTTGTCAAGGTGTCGGCTGCGGCGCACGTCGATTTGGCGTTGAAGCTGGTTTATTTCAAAGCCCACCATCCCAAAATCTTCAACGCGGAACTCCGGAGTCTCTCGCGTGGCGCACCGCCCGTTCCCCAGATAATCGACCTTACGGCCTGGATCCCCTTGATGAAGGAGCATGAAGCATGAGCATTCAGGGGCTTCTGAATCGGCTTGTCAATTTGAAAAAGCTGGTCGACGAGCCGTAAGCTGTGAAGAATAAAGTGAAGACAAAATCGGATTTCGAGCTTCCCGGAGAACCGGCGCAAATATTGGCGTGGTTGTCAAATGCCCGAATCGGCGGTCCTGAAGGGCCCCTTTTCAGCGGGCGGGATTTTCCTTTTGACCCGGGTCCCGATCAAAAGGAGAAGCTTGTCGCCCGCGCCGCAGCTGCTCTCAATTGCCGACCGGTGTGGACCGCCACATCGGAACTCTATATCGTGTCGTTTTTCTGCCAATCCGGCATTGTCGACAACGAAAAGAAATTCTTTCGCGCCTGTCAAACCGGCCGGGTTCTGATCAACGGCATACCTGTCAATCATCCCGAACTTGGGTACATGCCCTCAAAGGCGAAAGAACTGACCGATATGGAATACAGCATCTTCTTCGATTTCGCCCACGTGGTCTATGGAGCCCGCCATTACCTTGTCCGGCCGG includes the following:
- a CDS encoding helix-turn-helix transcriptional regulator, translating into MKPKNEPSLGELLRALREERGMSLFELEKASGVGRGYIWELEKEAKDNPSIDILQKIARGLDVPVSRLIGEPRAESGASAQEPPGFKAFLEKEASAGTPVPPEDIEWLKPIVYRGRRPRTADDWSLLYELVKRLVYAEKKPK
- a CDS encoding ImmA/IrrE family metallo-endopeptidase, which translates into the protein MTAIGTIDFPAQNPAAAGEAVVRNARALIEKTRAAHPDWIPPPFDPGLYAAVLGIPVHYESTPQDWDAVFVPLPGRRRIIINARVRSTGRRRFSLAHEIAHSWFDDPSGARYFLRTLDRKAYESDPASAALEKCCDAGAAELLMPQPWFGEELMQCGLGAAAVPEIAGRFAVSLEAAALRIVETREAETAIGFFEFVPPAPRSGGHGRGDMRPESGCYRVRRLFKSGGFPFLFPARKSVPASSAIYRSSLGQKEIFGTEDFELGPIRARLCVSAFPIYGKRRTDCPPPVCAVFEEETHSGGR